Within Lolium rigidum isolate FL_2022 chromosome 5, APGP_CSIRO_Lrig_0.1, whole genome shotgun sequence, the genomic segment AACAAACCAAAACATACCATCCTATCTGATTAAAGTCAAATGGCAGGCTTTAAAGAACAGATGTTAAGAGAAATTTTGTGACAAACCTAAGAGGTCCTGAACTATGCACCCTGAATAATGTGAAATAGTACTCCTGGTGCCAATGTGCACTTTTAAGTATTAATGCCCTAAACCCGTGGGACATGCTACAATAAACACAACTAGCTAGCCAATGTTTCATGAACCTAGTAGAGTGGCCACTGAACTACAGCAAGAGTATTATTTGCAGTGGCACCAAACTTTAATGAGGAACTCACATTTATCACTGCATAACTTCTAATCAGAAAAAGTACCCTTGAACTAATCAATAACTTGCAATAAAAGGGACTATATCATTCTTCAACTTGTGTTGAAAATCAGGTAGTGGAGTTACACATGTTTATAAATGCCAATTATAAGAAACctaaagaagaaaaaggaaatgcaTACATTAACCCTaacaaagcaaaataagatgaaccttcagcatcttcacaaaaccatAAGCCAGCTCTATGCTGCAAACAGTTTGCTAAGACAGTAGCAGCTGATCTTGACCTGTTTGGTGATATATTGAGAACACCCAACCCAAGAAAAATATATGCGATGGACCCTGATTTAAAATAGACACGATCGATATAGTATATAAAGCACAAGTTAGCACCTAATAAGAATCACAAAAATACAAGGATCCATGGAAAACAACAAGGAGAAACCATCACTCCTTGCTCTATGCCTAGTTTCAATAGCTTGTCCACGGGAGTAAGTAATTAACCACATAAACCCCTATCTAGAACAGAAAAGAGACTGATTTGATTCCCCCCCTTTCAACAGTTTGGTGCTCACCATGGATCAGCCCCATTGCTCAGTCGGCCCTCTCGAGGGCATCGAGCACCATCCTCACCGTATCCTTCATGAGGTCCATCCGGCGCAGCTGCTGTCTGATCTCCGTCAGCCTGAACTTCCTCAGCTTCTCCTCCATCACCTGCGCTTTCGATCCCTCGAGCACCTCGAACGCCTTCTTGAACGCGGCGCCGCTCGGGTGCTCCCTGGCCAGCTCCTCGACGGTCTCCCACAGGTAGGGGTACGCGTCCTTGCCCTTCTCGAACTCGGTCTTGGTCCTGCTATTGGGAGGTACGGCAGGTCTGCGTTGAATGCTGTGCCCGTTCGCCATGGCGATCGGCATCAGCTTGCGGTTCTTGATGCGGTAGCGGTCGTCCCGGCCGCTGTccatgccgtcgtcgtcgtcgctgttttCAGTAGCTGGTAGCTCCTCGCTGTCGGCAGCAATGTCGTAGTCATcgtcgccggcagtgccggtcctgGTGCCCCATACCTTCTTTGCGTGTTCGTAGATGCTTCTGTCGTGCGGGGTGTGCAGCTCCTGGTCGCGGCCGCTCCTGGCGCGCGTGGCGAGCAGCTGGTACTTCTGCTTGAGGCGGCGCACCTTGTCGCTGAGCTGCGTGGTGGAGACCTTGACGCTGAGCTGGGCGCGGATGTGGCCGTGCAGCTTGCCGATGTCGTTGGTGGAGCCGGGCAGCACGCCGCTCTTGGCGCGGTAGGTGGCGAGCCCGCGCAGGATGACGAGCTCGTCGTCGGGGCTCCAGAGCCGGGCCGGGCGCTTCTCGGAGGAGGGGGGCTGCGGCGGGGGCGCGGGCACGGCGGCGCTGCGGGGCCGCTTGGCCCCGCCGCGGCGCGGCGGGTCCATGGGGCGCGAGCTGATGGGCTTGACGATGGCGGCCTCGGCGCGCGGGTTGTGGCgcgcggcggggcggggcggggagaggtcggagtcggagtcggcgccggcggccgggTCGAGGTCCGAGTCGAAGCCGGCGGCCGCGTGCGAGTCGTACGAGTCGGAGTTGATGCCCGGGGAGCGCGGCCTGGGCTTGGGGGAGGGCGCGGCGGGGCGCGGCGCGGGGCGgcgggggcgggcggcggcgtcggagtcggagtcggagcCCCCCGAGTCGGATCTGGCGGGGGCGGAGTCGGCGGGCGCCGAgggcgcggcggctgcggcggcggcggcggaggacttagggttagggttgggcggCGGCGGATTTGAGGGGTCGGTGTCGGagggtgggtggtggtggtggggcgcGTCGGGCTCGGCGTCGGAGGCGTCGGACGCGGatcccgacgccgccgccgcggccgggcgCTTGGGTGCCATGCGgagcgggggcggcgcggcggggtGGGGACAGGGTGCGCTCTGGCCTCGGGTACCTcgcggtgctgctgctgctggtggtgctGATGATGATGCTCTGGTAACGCGGCGGCTCTTGGCTGGCTATCTGTATCGCATCGGCGATATTTTTTATGGCAGGGCAGGGCACTGGGCGCGGCGCGGTGCGGAGCGTGCGATGGAGTCGAGTCGTTGGGGAGGGTATGGTGGGCGTGCTTGATTGGCACCGCGCGCGGCGTGGTGGGTGGGCGCCGAGTGCCGACCCGTGCCGGCGTTCCGTGCGGGCGGTGCGCTGCCAATGCCAATGCCAACGCCAGCGCACCTGGCGGGCGGGCGGCACCCAGAAGTCCCGATTCCTAACGGAAAAGGATTTTTATTTCTGGAAAATCCACAACAATAGTACTAGTGTAGTACAAACACTTAATAAAAACAATAAAAATCATAAACAGGACACAAGGGCTCCGCCGATGCTAGGTACCTTGTTCTAACTTCATGACCTAGCGGCtatattttagaaaaaaaagaGACCttggactctctctctctcccccgctACAGTGAGGAGAGGCGATTTGTGCCCCGTCCCGTTCGCAACAGCTCCGGCGGCGATTTGCCGGTTTCCCCTccctccggcggccgctccggcggcgggagggtggggaaACCCCCGATCTCGTTTGTACATAGCCTAGCTGTGAGTGGGTGGCCGGTCGGCGGCGTCGTGGAGGAGGTGGCGCGGCCGATCTGGCGTTTTGTGGAGGCGGGGATCTTCTCCGGTGGTGGTGCTCTGCGGAGTGCGGCCGCGTCTCTGCCTCCTTCCTCGCGCTCGCAGCTCGGCGGAGCTGCGCTGTGCTTCTTCCCCGTGCCGGTTTCC encodes:
- the LOC124653086 gene encoding STOREKEEPER protein-like; its protein translation is MAPKRPAAAAASGSASDASDAEPDAPHHHHPPSDTDPSNPPPPNPNPKSSAAAAAAAAPSAPADSAPARSDSGGSDSDSDAAARPRRPAPRPAAPSPKPRPRSPGINSDSYDSHAAAGFDSDLDPAAGADSDSDLSPPRPAARHNPRAEAAIVKPISSRPMDPPRRGGAKRPRSAAVPAPPPQPPSSEKRPARLWSPDDELVILRGLATYRAKSGVLPGSTNDIGKLHGHIRAQLSVKVSTTQLSDKVRRLKQKYQLLATRARSGRDQELHTPHDRSIYEHAKKVWGTRTGTAGDDDYDIAADSEELPATENSDDDDGMDSGRDDRYRIKNRKLMPIAMANGHSIQRRPAVPPNSRTKTEFEKGKDAYPYLWETVEELAREHPSGAAFKKAFEVLEGSKAQVMEEKLRKFRLTEIRQQLRRMDLMKDTVRMVLDALERAD